In Aspergillus fumigatus Af293 chromosome 2, whole genome shotgun sequence, a genomic segment contains:
- a CDS encoding SNU13 family protein, whose protein sequence is MSGETSAAWPIADEALTQNLLDLVQQASHYRQLKKGANEATKTLNRGTAEIVILAADTSPLAILLHIPLLCEDKNVPYVYVPSKLALGRATGVSRPVIAASITTNEASDLMGQIRTIKDKVERLMI, encoded by the exons ATGTCTGGTGAAACTTCTGCCG CCTGGCCTATTGCCGACGAGGCCCTCACCCAGAACCTCCTGGATTTGGTGCAGCAAGCTTCTCACTACCGTCAGCTCAAGAAGGGTGCCAACGAGG CTACCAAGACTCTCAATCGTGGTACCGCCGAAAttgtcatcctcgctgccgaCACCTCCCCCCTGGCTATCCTGCTTcacattcctcttctttgcgaagataaGAAC GTTCCTTACGTGTACGTTCCTAGCAAGCTCGCTCTGGGCCGTGCGACTGGTGTCTCCCGTCCCGTGATTGCGGCCAGCATAACCACCAACGAGGCCAGTGACCTGATGGGCCAGATCAGAACCATCAAGGACAAGGTCGAGAGACTGATGATCTAA